In Rhodococcus qingshengii JCM 15477, the sequence TGCTCTCACCAATTGAGCTACAGAAGGTATGGCCCGCAGTGCTTTTCGACTGCGATCTTTCTCTGCCGAACCATACGGGCCCGCATCTCGTCCGCGCTACTGATTTTCGAGTAGACGATCTACACCGACCACCGCTGTGAGTTCGGTTTCCGCGTCCCCCGCGGGGACGTCCCCGTCGAGGCCACACCGAATCACCGCTGACCAGTAGTCGATGGGATGATGACCCGCGTGTCCATGTCCCCACCGCTGCCCGTCAAGAACGGGGTTGGCCCGACGCGCCTACGCATCCCGCTCTCTGGGCCGTGGGCGACGATCGCCGAGTACGTCGTAGCCAAGTTCGACCATCTGGACGCCGAGAACCTGTATCGGCGGTTCGACGACGGCGAGTTCGTAGATACCGACGGCCACTCGATCTGCCTGAACACAGAACTCAGCGCGCACCGGTTCGTCTGGTACTACCGTGAGTTGCCGGCGGAGGACCCGGTGCCGTTCCACGAGGAGATCCTGCACACCGACGACGATCTCGTCGTCATCGACAAGCCACATTTTCTCCCGACCACTCCGAGCGGGCGATACCTGCGTGAGTCGGCGCTCGTCCGCCTGCGGGTTCGTCTCGACAACCCAGATCTGACCCCGATCCATCGACTCGACCGCGGCACCGCAGGGGTGGTGATGTTCTCGGCCCGCCCCGCGACGCGCGGCGCGTACCAGTCACTGTTCGAGAAGCGTCAGGTCACGAAGGTCTACGAGGCGGTGTCGGCGCGACCGACCCGGCGGGGCCGGGATGCACCAGCGCTCGACGTCCCTCTCGTTTACCGCAACCACATCGAAGCTCGACGCGGCGAGTTGCGAGTCGTCGTCGACGACAGCCGTGAACCCAACTCCGAGACCATGATCGAGGCGCGAGGGATGGGCGTGAGTGCCTCCGGACGTGCTGTGCTGCACACGGTTCTACGTCCGCGCTCCGGACGGATGCACCAGTTGCGGGTGCATTTGGCAGCTCTCGGCGCCGGGATCCTGGGCGACCGGCGATACCCCGACCTGCTTCCCGACGCCCCGGACGATCATTCTCTCCCACTCCAATTGCTCGCGAGGGAACTCGAATTCACCGACCCGCTGTCGGGGAAAGCGCGGCGGTTCGTCACCCGTCGGACGCTCAGCGAGATGCCCGCCTCCGACTGCTGAGCGCCCGCGTGTCGTCTGTGCCCTCGGACACCTAGAGAGCCTGGCAATCCAGGCGAAGACTTCCTTGTGGATCTCTGGCGGACTCGCGGTCGCGAATCTTACATCTAAGTCCTTCGGGAACACACATGTTGAAGGACGGCTACCGGACCCGATCCGCAAAACGTCCCCGCGGGGACGTCTCCATCAATGCCACAACGAACCCTGTCGGAGCAACACACGATGCTATCCACCTCGTGCAGATCAACGACGTATTGATCCTCTCACTGCCGTCACCTCCGTGGATCCAATTCTTGAGCTGGATCAACCGCGATATTCGCGCCGAAGTCAATTCGAATGCCCGCTTTACCCCGCGCTGCAGGATCGCCGCACACCGTGAGGAATTATTGTGCGGGCTCGGTTGTAAAAGGCTGACCTGCCAAACCTGAAGAATCGGGTAGCGGTAGGTCGTCCTCAAGACTTGTCTCATGTCGGCATTGACAGTCACCACGCTGGGTGACTGGGGGGGTGTACCGCACGCACGAATGTAGAAAGCTGAAATCATCGCGAGCTTTGAGGGCACCAATTTGATGGAGCAAAACACACCAACTCGAATACTCAAAGTGGGGAGTTCACCTTTTCAGATTCAAACGGTCCATCTGGTTCTTGGATAACTAGTCCGCGCATAACGGAGCTCTGAGGAGCACTCTTCAGGTCAGTCGGGAAGGGCTACTGGCCCTTGCGATGGGAGATACCCGGATCATCTTTCCTAGACCAGCATGGGTCAACAAAAGTTCATCCAACACGAATTCATCCAACACGCCGAAAAAACTACCGCATGTTCGGTTCTCTGACGTGCCAGGATATGTGCGTGACTAATCTTCTGCACGAGGCGTGCACTCGCCTGGATGTCTCACCCTCACGTCCTCTTCTTGAAGGTGGCCAGAAGCAGGTGCACGTCGTGGTCCACCCAAACGGCAACTCCAGCGTTCTAAAACTTATTGATCTCGGGCTTGCCGCAGACCCAGCCGCACTCGAACGAGCAAAGCGTGAGGTCGAACTCTTGAAGAGCATTGATCACCCGAATGTCGTAGCAGTCAGGTCTGATCTCCTCATCCTGGGCGACGCCCCAGTTGCTGTGTTTTGGCTCGAGGAACTCCTTGATGGAGTAGATCTGAGATACGCGGGCTCCCATTGGCAGGCGGCACAATTGACGATGCTCGGTCGTGACGTGGCCGCCGGCCTCGGCGCCCTCCACGAAAAGAAAGTAATTCATAGAGACCTAAGCCCGGGCAATGTGCAGCGTCTTACCTCGGGCCGATTTGTTGTTCTAGACCCTGGCTTCGCGAAGCACACATTCAGAAGCGGCTTGACCGTTGGCGGACAGCCCGGCACACCAGGGTTTATGACCCCCGAACATATTCAGTCGTACTCAGGTTCACCCACTGCGGCCTCCGACGTATTCGGGTGCTGTGCGCTCGTATATTGTGCGGCAACCGGGCAGCCTCCGATCTTCTACAAAGGCGACGATCATGACTACCTGCGACGCCTCCGCACGGCGGATCATATTCCGCTGCAAGAGGCACGCCCCGACCTGCCCGCGAGTCTCGTCACGGTTGTTGAGCGCGGCCTTCACCCTCAGCCTGCTCGCAGGTTCCGAAACGGAGCATCCTTAATGCGCGCGTTCGAGGCTGCGTGATGGGAGTCTTCATCAGCGACATGGCTCGCAACACCCTCATCAGATGGACCACGCGTGCGGTGGACGGCGGATACGGAATCGGCGCCTACATGTCGCCGTTTACATCCCCAATGCTTGCAAATGGTTACAAGCGCTCGGCTGAAGATACTTCGGACTCGATCCGCGCGTCAGGAGGCGAGTTTTGGTTCGACCCGATGACCTACGCGCTGAACACACCACGTGCAGGGGATTTCCGACACTACGACACTTGGAATCTTTGGCCCGGTCAGCGCGGAGACCTAAATACACCCCAGGCTCTACGGGCCCATATTGATCGCGTATACGAAATTCAAGATGAGTTGTCCAGCCCGAGGCTCGCACCATCACTTCTCGTCTCGTATCCTGACACCCCTAGAAGTCAATGTGCGTTGGAACTCAGTCAGGAAGCTATCGCTGCCTCATCCTCGGCGTGGCTCACAATTGCGGGCGACCAGGAATTTTGGAGCGCTGGCACAGAACTCGACGCACACATAGGGGCTCTCGATCAGCTTGAGCCCACAGGATGGCTCCTGGTAGTCACTCGATCGGACAACTCAATGCCTCCAAGTGCTACCCCCGAGGAAATCCACGGGATCATGCGCACCACTTTCGCTCTCAGCCAGGATAGGCCTGTACGCGTCGCTTTCGGTGATGTTGCAGCACTCCCCGCTGTCGCCGCTGGCGCAGAAGCGATTGGTACAGGCTGGGATCTCCGTCAGCGAATTTGTGCGTACCAAGACTTTGAGGAGCGAGAAGCTGATGCGGGTAGCGGCGGTGGTTGGTACCAGCGCCCAACACTGAACGGCCTCATGGGTGGACTATCCAACGGAGAGCACGACATCTTAGTTTCTGAGTCGGCTGAACTGGCTAGGCAACTGACGCCAGGCACCATTGGTCCCAAGCCAGAGCAAGCATTTCGACACCACGCTGGTGTGTTGACTGGAATCGTGGACGAACTGAACACGCTGAGTGGCCTAGCTCGCGTGGATTCGTTGCGAAGCCGCTATCTTGATGCGAAGACGCACTGGCCCGAAGTCAAGAGAATCACAGGTACGAAAATAGGATCAGATCGCTGGATCAAACCATTCCTCGAAGGAATAGACCTATTTAGGGCATCAGAAGGTTGGATCTGAGCCTGCAATCGCAGCGTACAAATACTCGAAACCCCGAATCCGCTTCGCAAGGGCCGGATTTCTGGCCTTCGGGTGCACGATCCACCCAGCCGCTGAGTACAAGCCGGCCCCGTCTCGCGAAACATCTTGACGTGCACGTGATTCTGCGACTGCGCCAACCTCACCTAAGACCACTACGTAGTTGTTCGCCCAAGTCCTATAGGTACGGCCCTGAAGGACTGCCTTCTGCCAATCCTTCACCTTCGCTTCGAGCGCTGTCAGAGACCCACTGGGCACCAATGCCTGATTCAACGTAACGGCACCCCGTGGAGTACAGCGGATTGCGTTCGCTCTCTCAAGCCTCGTCAGCACAGGTTCAAGTTCAAAGAGGCCCCAACCTATTCGGCGGGCAATCGTTTCCGGCGCGAGCGACTGTTTGGAATGAAGTGCGGCGAGAACCAGGCACTCGGACTCTCCCAGAATTGGCTCGATTCCGACCGCCCGCCTAGAACGTAGCCATTCCCATCCCCCGGCAAGCGCCACGAAATCGGGGAGCCCAAGAGGACTTGGCATCTCTGGTATGAGCAGAATGTCGCCCGTGGCGCCACGCAGAGTAGAAGCGGCAGCCTCCGCAAGTCCGTGTAGTTCTAGCTCCGCGAGAGGCTCGAAACGACGACCTCCATGCGACGAGGACGGGAGGACGAATCGAATGTTATGCACTCGCTGGCCCTTCGATTGTTCCTTTTGAGTCGTGACCACACAGTTGAATATCGACCGCAGCGACGAAACGCCAATCCGGGCCACCCGGGCGTTCATTGCTATTTTGTCAGTCGGAACAGAGTCAGGCATTCGCGGCCGCGTCGCTCCAGCAACTCCGAGTTAGCGGATCACTACTTCCAACTAGACGTTGAAGCGGAACTCCACCACATCGCCGTCGGCCATGACGTATTCCTTGCCCTCCATGCGGACCTTGCCGGCAGCCTTGGCTGCGGCCATGGAACCGGCCTCGACGAGGTCGTCGAACGACACGATTTCAGCCTTGATGAAGCCACGCTCGAAGTCGGTGTGAATGACGCCGGCAGCCTGGGGAGCGGTGTCACCCTTGTGGATGGTCCAGGCGCGAGCTTCCTTCGGACCAGCCGTCAGGTAAGTCTGCAGTCCGAGGGTGTGGAAGCCGGTGCGCGCGAGAGCGTGCAGGCCGGGCTCGGTCTGACCGATCGAGTCGAGCATTTCCTGGCGATCTTCCTCGTCCAGCTCGAGCAGTTCCTGCTCGACCTTCGCGTCGAGGAACACGGCATCGGCAGGGGCGACGGAAGCGCGCAATTCCGCGATCTTCGCCTCGTCGGTGAGCACCGACTCGTCGGCGTTGAAGACGTACAGGAAGGGCTTGGTGGTGAGCAGGCTCAGCTCACGCAGCAACGAGAAATCGAGCTTGTCCTTGACGCTGAAGAGCGTCGTGCCCTCGTTGAGGAATGCCTGAGCCTTGAGTGCCTCGTCGTGGGCCGGCTTGAGCTCCTTGTTCTTGCGAGCTTCCTTGTCCAGACGCGGGAGAGCCTTCTCGAGAGTCTGCATGTCGGCGATCACGAGCTCGGTCTCGATGACCTCGATATCGGAGGCCGGGTCGACCTTGCCGTCGACGTGGATGACGTCGTCGTCGGCGAAGACGCGAACTACCTGGCAGATGGCGTCCGCTTCACGAATGTTGGCCAGGAACTTGTTGCCCAGACCTGCGCCCTCGGACGCTCCCTTGACGATGCCGGCAATGTCGACGAACGACACGGTCGCGGGGAGGATGCGCTCGGAGCCGAAGATCTCGGCGAGCTTCTGCAGCCGCGGATCGGGCAGCTCGACCAGACCGACGTTGGGTTCGATGGTCGCGAACGGGTAGTTCGCTGCCAACACGTCGTTGTTGGTCAGTGCATTGAAAAGGGTGGACTTGCCGACGTTGGGCAGTCCGACGATTCCGAGGGTAAGGCTCACGGTCTGTGGATTCTACGGCCTCGCGGCGACGTGACGGGTACTCGCCCCACCGTCACGTCGCGGCAGGTGATCAGTTGTAGGTATACGAATCGACGGACGACACGATCGCAACCAGGAAGATCACGTAGAACGCGATGAACAGCACCCAGCAGATGACGGCTATCAGGAGCGAAATCTGCCCGAGCTTCTTCACCCGCTCGGACGCGTACTGCGCGCCCTGGTGATCGCCCATCGCCCACTTCGGGTAGATGTCGTGGAGATGGTTGAACGCGGCGAACGCGATAGGCCAGAAGAAGATGATCGACGCGACGGCCCATCCCGCGTTGGACTTCGGCGGACCGTACTGAGGCGCCGCGTACGTGGGAGCAGCGCTGTACTGCTGGGCTGCGCTGTACTGCTGACCGGTCGGATACTGCTGTCCGGCTGAGTACTGCGGGTCGGTTGGGTACTGCTGGCCCGTCGGATATTCCTGGCCTGCTGAATATTGCTGACCGGCTGAATACTGCTGGCCCGCCGGATACTGCTGCTCCTTCGGATCCTGCGGGTCGGTCGGATATTGCGGTTCGGTCATCATTCCCCCAAAGAGTCGGATTCGGTTCTCTATCGCAGAACCTAGTGGAGACTTACCGCTGCCGTGTCACAGTGAGCGCCTACGCTCTCGAGGTGACTCGGATGCTGATCGTGCTCTTGATATGGATAGTGGGTCTCGGCACCGCCGCGCTCGCAATTGTCGCCTCGCCTGGATGGTGGGTGATCGCTGTCGTCACTCTCGCGCTGGCGGCGATGGGCACCTACGACCTCACTCAGAAGTCTCACAGCATCCTCCGTAACTATCCGGTCCTGGGGCACGCGCGATTCCTCCTCGAGAAGATTCGACCGGAGATCCAGCAGTACTTCGTCGAATCATCCACCGATGGAATGCCATTCGATCGCGAAACGCGAGATCTGGTTTACGAGCGGGCAAAGGGAACACTGGCGGAAGAGCCCTTCGGGACCGAGCGCGACGTCAATGCGATCGGCTACGAGTTCATGACGCATTCGATTCGCGCACGGACCGCCCCCGACACCGTTCCCCGAGTTCGCCTCGGCGGACGCGATTGCACGAAGCCGTACGACATCGCTCTCCTGAACGTCTCCGCGATGAGCTTCGGGTCGTTGTCCGCCAACGCAATCGAAGCCCTCAACGCCGGCGCCGCCAAAGGCGGCTTCGCCCACGACACCGGCGAAGGCGCGATCAGTCCGTATCACCGCAAACACGGCGGCGATCTGATCTGGGAAATCGCCTCGGGATACTTCGGATGCCGAACCGAGGACGGCCGATTCGATCCTGACCGTTTTGCCGAGCGTGCCGGACTCGATCAGGTGAAGGCCATTTCGATCAAGCTCTCGCAAGGTGCGAAACCCGGGTTGGGTGGCGTGCTTCCCGGAGTCAAGGTCTCCCCCGAAATCGCCGAAACCCGCGGGGTACCCGTCGGCCAGACCGTGATTTCGCCACCCGCGCACACCGCGTTCAGCACCCCGGTCGAACTGGTCGATTTCATCGCGACCCTGCGAAAACTGTCGGGAGGCAAGCCGGTCGGGATGAAACTGTGTGTCGGCTCGCGTCGTGAATTCCTCGGAATCTGCAAGGCGATGATCGAACGCGGTATCACGCCCGACTTCATCATCGTGGACGGTTCCGAAGGCGGCACCGGCGCAGGTCCGGTGGAGTTCGAGGACCACATGGGCATGCCGTTGACCGAGGGCCTGATGCTGGTGCACAACGCTCTGGTGGGAACTGGTTTGCGCCCTCTCGTGAAAGTCGGCGCTTCCGGAAAGGTGGCGAGCGGTTCCGACATCGTCAAACGCATCATCCAGGGCGCAGACTTCACGATGGCGGCCCGCGCAATGATGTTCGCAGTGGGCTGTATTCAGGCCCAGATGTGTCACACCAACCGCTGCCCGGTCGGCGTTGCCACTCAGGATCCGGCACGCACCCGCGCACTCGACATCCCCGACAAGAGCGAGCGCGTCTACCGATTCCAGAAGGCAACCGTCGCCAGCGCGCAACAGATGATCGCGTCGATGGGCATCGATTCCTTCGACCAACTGCAACCGGGAATGCTCAACCGCCGCGTCGACGGTCTCACCACTCGCACCTATGCCGACCTGTTCGACTGGCTGATGCCGGGCGAACTGCTCGACTCCCCGCCGCAGAGCTGGCTCACCGATTGGATCGACGCCGACGCTCACCGATTCTGACGTCGGTCGACTCCCGCGTTTCAGATCGCGCGGATTCACCCTTCTGGTCCTACAGTGACAGATGGCCCGCTGTGACGGCGGCCACACGTGCACTAGTGGACGGAGTTCGACGATGAGCTTGACGACTGCGCCGGAACCAAATGTCGAGTACCTGAAAACCGATCCTGACCTGCCACCTGTCGGCGTCATCGACAAAACACCCATCTCCACGACTGCGCGCGTCGTCTTCCTTGTTCTCGGACTGGTCGGCGCGGGCGCCTGGTACATGATTGCGATCGTCCGCGGTGAACACATCAGTGCCGTCTGGTTCGTGTTGGCCGCAATTTGCACTTATCTGATTGCCTACCGCTTCTATGCGCGGTTGATCGAACGCAAGATCGTCAAACCCCGCGACGACGTCGCCACTCCCGCCGAGATCATGGAGAACGGCGCCGACTACATGCCGACCGACCGTCGGGTGCTGTTCGGTCACCACTTCGCGGCAATCGCCGGTGCCGGCCCCCTGGTCGGACCCGTGTTGGCCGCACAGATGGGATATCTTCCGGGAACGATCTGGATCATCGTCGGCGTCGTGTTCGCCGGGGCGGTGCAGGACTTCATGGTCCTGTGGATCTCGTCGAAGCGCCGCGGGCGCAGCCTCGGTCAGATGGCCCGCGAAGAACTCGGCCTCGTCGGCGGCGTCGCCGCACTGATCGGCGTGTTCGTCATCATGATCATCCTCATCGCGGTGCTCGGACTTGTGGTCGTCAATGCGCTCGCCGAGTCCCCGTGGGGAGTGTTCTCGATCGCGATGACCATCCCCATCGCGCTGTTCATGGGCGTGTACCTGCGGTATCTGCGGCCGGGCAAGGTTTCCGAGGTCTCCCTGATCGGCGTCGTCCTGCTTCTCCTTGCCATCGTCTCCGGCGGATGGGTTGCCGATACCGGTTGGGGCGCAGACTGGTTCACACTCTCGAAGGTCACCATCGCGTGGCTGATGATCGCGTACGGATTCGCCGCATCGGTGCTGCCAGTCTGGCTGCTCCTGGCACCGCGCGACTACTTGTCGACGTTCATGAAGGTCGGCACCATCGCGCTGCTGGCCATCGGAATTCTGGTCGCACGACCCGCGCTGAACATGCCGGCAGTGACGCCGTTCGCCTCCAACGGCGAAGGCCCGGCCTTTGCCGGTTCACTGTTCCCGTTCCTGTTCATCACCATTGCCTGTGGCGCGCTCTCGGGCTTCCACGCACTGATCGCGTCCGGTACGACGCCGAAGCTGCTCGAGAAGGAAAGCCAGACCAAGATGATCGGGTACGGCGGCATGCTGACCGAATCGTTTGTCGCGATCATGGCTCTGGTCACCGCCTGCATCCTCGATCAGCACCTGTACTTCGCACTCAACGCTCCCGCGGCACTGACCGGTGGAACACCGGAAACCGCAGCCGAATACGTCAACAATCTGCCCCTCGGCACTGCCCCCATCACACCGGACGTGCTGACTCAGGCAGCCGAGGCCGTCGGCGAAGAATCGATCATCTCGCGAACCGGCGGCGCCCCGACGCTCGCGTTCGGAATGTCCGAAGTGCTCAGCGACGTCTTCGGCGGCGACTCGCTGAAATCGTTCTGGTACCACTTCGCGATCATGTTCGAGGCGCTCTTCATCCTCACCACGATCGATGCCGGCACCCGCGTCGCTCGATTCATGCTCTCCGACTCGCTCGGCAACTTCGGCGGTCCGGCGAAGAAGTTCAAGGACCCGTCGTGGCGCATCGGCGCGTGGCTGTGCTCGCTGATCGTCGTCGCTGCCTGGGGCGCGATTCTGCTCATGGGTGTCACCGATCCGCTGGGCGGAATCAACACACTCTTCCCGCTCTTCGGCATCGCCAACCAGCTACTCGCCGCGATCGCACTGACGGTGGTCATGACGATCGTCATGAAGAAGGGCCTGTTCAAATGGGCCTGGATTCCCGGCGTGCCGCTGGTGTGGGACCTGGTCGTAACCATGACCGCGTCGTACCAGAAGATCTTCTCCGACAACCCCGCGATCGGGTACTGGGCTCAGCACAACGTGTTCAAGGACGCGAAGGCTGCCGGCGAGACGGCGCACGGTTCCGCGAAGACTCCGGAGGCCATCGATGCCGTCATTCGCAACACCTTCATCCAGGGCACGTTGTCGATCATCTTCGCGTCACTGGTGATCGTCGTGGTCATCGCCGGGATCATCGTATGTGCCAAGGCAATCCGAGCGGGCGGGCTGCCGACCACCGAGTCCCCGGAAGAACCGTCGAAAATCTTCGGACCCGCCAGCTTCATTCCGACGCCCGCGGAGAAGGAAATCCAGAAAGAATGGGACGAGCTGATCAAAGCCGGGAAAGTCCGGGCGCCCGGCGCCGCACACGGAGGTGGGCACTGACCATGACGACGGCGACCATGACGGCAAAACTCACCACAGCGTTCCGCGGAACGCTGTGGTGGGTTCGCTCGGTGATGGGTGATCTCGACTATCAGCGCTACGTCGAGCACACCCGACGCCACCACGCCGACTCACCGGTGATCAGCGAACGAGAGTTCTGGCGCCGCCGACACGCAGCAGCCGACGCCAACCCAGGCGCCCGCTGCTGCTGAATCCGGTCAGGGGCAGGTGGCCTTCGCGAGTTCGTAAATGTGGCCGGCCTGCTCGTCGGTGGGCTTGTTGCCGTTGTTCTCGGCCAGGTCGGTGATCTTGGTCTTGACCTCCGCCTCGTCCGTGCCGTTGGCGACCTCGGTACACGTGGTCGTCAAGATCTCCTCGATGTCTGCGTCGTCGCGGTTCTCCGCCAACGGTGCGTAAGCCCCACGGAACGTGGCGACGAACAGCGCCGTCTTGCCCTGATCGATGGCGTTGCCCGCTGACTGTTTCGCCGTCTCGAGCGCCTGTTGCCCGCTCGTGACTGCCTCGCTGATCTTGTTCTGCGCGTTGTCCTGATCCTCGGTGCTACACGCGGTGAGCCCGAGAACGACGATTGCTGCTGCCCCGACTGCTGCTGCGATTCTCATGACGGAAATGTTAGTCCGATCAGCATGCTTCAAAACACAGTATTGCAGCGCAACACACGAGTTATCGCATGCAGTCGTTACGATCAGCTCAGCTAGATCACCGGATTCGCACATCGGCGAGGAGATCCCTGCGCCGACGGAAAGGACGATCAGTGAGCGAGCAAGACAAGGGGACGTCCGCAGGGGTGCGCAAGCGCGACCGCGGCGAGATCATCGGGCAAGGGGGTATGTGGCTCGCAAAATGGTCGTTGGTGTTGGCGTCGATTTCGCTGGGCGCCTGGATTTTCGGCTGGCTGATCGAAAAGCTCTGGGTCATCATCCTGCCGGTGGCTCTGGCTATCGTTGTTGCGACAGTCATGTGGCCGCCGACCCGCGGCATGATCAAGCGCGGTATGCCACCGGCCGCGGCAGCCGGCATCACCCTGGTGCTCTCGATCGGAATCCTGGCCGGTGTGATCGCCGGCATCGTTCCGTCAGTGGTCAGCCAGGCCCCCGAGCTCGCGAACAAGACCACCGAGGGCATCAACCAGGTTCAGGACTGGCTCCAGGGTCCGCCGCTGAACCTGAAGGACGACCAGATCGACAACGCCGTCCATGCCGTCATCACCAAGGTGCAGGAAAGTGGAACCGCCATCGCTTCAGGCGTTTTCAGCGGCGTGAGCACAGCGAGCTCGTTGTTGGTCACGCTCGGTTTGGTCCTGATTCTCGCTTTCTTCTTCATCAAGGACGGACCGAGGTTCATCCCCTGGCTCCACGCTGTCGGCGGCGGCCGTGCCGGTCGGCATCTCGAAGAGGTCCTCACCCGCATGTGGGACACGCTCGGCGGATTCATCAGGACACAAGCACTGGTGAGTCTGATCGACGCGGTCTTCATCGGCGCCGGATTGCTGATACTCGGGGTTCCGCTGGCACCGGTGCTGGCAATTCTCACGTTCATCGGTGGCTTCATCCCGATCGTCGGTGCCTTTGTCGCCGGCGCCCTGGCCGTGTTGGTTGCGCTGGTGGCCAACGGTCTCACCACCGCCATCATCGTGTTGATCATCATCCTGGCCGTTCAGCAGATCGAAGGAAACGTCCTTCAGCCTGTGCTGCAGAGCAAGTCGATGAAACTCCACGCCGTCATCGTGCTGCTTGCCGTGGCCGCCGGTAGCTCGCTGTACGGCATCGTCGGCGCCTTCCTCGCAGTGCCCGTCGCCGCTGTGGCAGCAGTTGTCATCCGGTACATCGGCGAGCAGATCGACGAACGCGCAAGCGACAACGAGCCGATGCCCGCCGGCGATGCGTCGGACATCCTCGAGGATCAAGACGACGACGCCGAGTCAGAGGTAGAGAACAAAAAGGCCTGATCAGCCCGCGATCACCTTCACCGAGGAGCCTGCACGTCCGCGAATGACGTGCAGGCGACTCGGGATTCGCTGCCTCATCTCGTCCACGTGACTGACGATGCCCACCACTCGTCCACCGTCGCGAAGCTCATCCAACACAGCCATCACCGAGTCGAGGGTGTCGGCGTCGAGAGTGCCGAATCCTTCGTCGATGAACATCGTGTCGAGAACGATTCCGCCGGACTCCGCCGCAACCACATCGGCAAGTCCGAGGGCCAAAGACAATGACGCCAAGAATGATTCACCGCCCGAGAGCGTCTTCGCCGAGCGAACGACACCCGTGAAGTCGTCCCGGATGTCGAGCCCCAGACCGCCGCGGCGACCCCGAGAACCTGCCTCGTCACTGTGCACGAACTCGTATCTGCCCCCGGACATCCGCTGCAGCCGAACCGATGCCGACACCGCGATCTCTTCCAACCGCGACGCGAGTACATAAGCCCTCAGCGACATCTTGCGACTGTTCTGCCCTTTACCGGCGATCACGTCGGCGAGGGCCGCGAGTTCGTCGTGCAGTTCCCGCTCAGGTGCAACCGCTTCGTATGCCTTCTCGAGTTGTCCGCTGAACCGTTCGAGATCCGACACACGGTTCTCGGCCAGGGAAGCAGCTGCAACAGCCGAGTTCACCACCTCGGCGCACTGAAGAGCACGCTCGCGAGGACCGTCGACGTCGACTGTCTCGACTTCGCTCACCGCAACGACCTCGGGGTCGTCGAGGACCGTCCGAGCGGCCACCTCGAGGTCGCGTGCTTTGGCGAGTTCCGTTTCGATCGCTGCGATTCGGGCCGGCGATCTCACCCCTTCGATCGCAGCCTCGACCGAATCGAATCCAGCAGCGGCCGCCGCAGCGGCCAGTTTGGTCGACAGTTCCGCCGATCGCGCCTGCGCACGAACGGCGTCGTCACGCATCTCAGACGCCGCCGAGGCAGCGGAGGCAA encodes:
- a CDS encoding carbon starvation CstA family protein — its product is MSLTTAPEPNVEYLKTDPDLPPVGVIDKTPISTTARVVFLVLGLVGAGAWYMIAIVRGEHISAVWFVLAAICTYLIAYRFYARLIERKIVKPRDDVATPAEIMENGADYMPTDRRVLFGHHFAAIAGAGPLVGPVLAAQMGYLPGTIWIIVGVVFAGAVQDFMVLWISSKRRGRSLGQMAREELGLVGGVAALIGVFVIMIILIAVLGLVVVNALAESPWGVFSIAMTIPIALFMGVYLRYLRPGKVSEVSLIGVVLLLLAIVSGGWVADTGWGADWFTLSKVTIAWLMIAYGFAASVLPVWLLLAPRDYLSTFMKVGTIALLAIGILVARPALNMPAVTPFASNGEGPAFAGSLFPFLFITIACGALSGFHALIASGTTPKLLEKESQTKMIGYGGMLTESFVAIMALVTACILDQHLYFALNAPAALTGGTPETAAEYVNNLPLGTAPITPDVLTQAAEAVGEESIISRTGGAPTLAFGMSEVLSDVFGGDSLKSFWYHFAIMFEALFILTTIDAGTRVARFMLSDSLGNFGGPAKKFKDPSWRIGAWLCSLIVVAAWGAILLMGVTDPLGGINTLFPLFGIANQLLAAIALTVVMTIVMKKGLFKWAWIPGVPLVWDLVVTMTASYQKIFSDNPAIGYWAQHNVFKDAKAAGETAHGSAKTPEAIDAVIRNTFIQGTLSIIFASLVIVVVIAGIIVCAKAIRAGGLPTTESPEEPSKIFGPASFIPTPAEKEIQKEWDELIKAGKVRAPGAAHGGGH
- a CDS encoding YbdD/YjiX family protein, giving the protein MTTATMTAKLTTAFRGTLWWVRSVMGDLDYQRYVEHTRRHHADSPVISEREFWRRRHAAADANPGARCC
- a CDS encoding AI-2E family transporter, whose translation is MSEQDKGTSAGVRKRDRGEIIGQGGMWLAKWSLVLASISLGAWIFGWLIEKLWVIILPVALAIVVATVMWPPTRGMIKRGMPPAAAAGITLVLSIGILAGVIAGIVPSVVSQAPELANKTTEGINQVQDWLQGPPLNLKDDQIDNAVHAVITKVQESGTAIASGVFSGVSTASSLLVTLGLVLILAFFFIKDGPRFIPWLHAVGGGRAGRHLEEVLTRMWDTLGGFIRTQALVSLIDAVFIGAGLLILGVPLAPVLAILTFIGGFIPIVGAFVAGALAVLVALVANGLTTAIIVLIIILAVQQIEGNVLQPVLQSKSMKLHAVIVLLAVAAGSSLYGIVGAFLAVPVAAVAAVVIRYIGEQIDERASDNEPMPAGDASDILEDQDDDAESEVENKKA